The following is a genomic window from Deltaproteobacteria bacterium.
CCCCAGCAGCTGCTTCCAGTAGCGTAGGGAGAGACCTCGTTCGTCGCAATGCTCTTGCCGCAGGGCACTTACTCCGGCGCTTGGTTGATCCGGTCGATCAGCTGGCGCAGCCGACCGAAGCGGGTGCGGGTAAACGGCAGCGCCAGCCGCGGCAGCTGCCAGATTTCGGGCTGGTTGCGTTCGACCGGAAAGGCGGCGCGCTGCGCGACTGCCCCGCTGGTAACGATGTCGGAAAACTCCCTGTTGAGCTGCGACACGAAGGACTCGGGCAGGGGCCGGTTCAGGCGGATTACCAGCATGTCCTTCACATAGCGTGACGAGTGGTACACGCGATAGAAGTTGGTGATTTCGTCGACGGCCGCGGCGACGTTGTCGGTGACCAGGTAGAGCGCGAGGTCATCCCGTGAGATCATGCCGCGCCGCAGGATGTGCTCTTCGACGTAGCGCTGCCAGGTCTTCCAGTACGTACCCCGCGGGCGATCGAGCAACACCAGCGGCAGGGGTTGGTTCTTGCCCGTTTGCAGCAGCGTCAGGGTTTCGAAACCCTCATCGTGGGTGCCGAAGCCGCCCGGGAACAGCACCACCGCGTGGGCTTCCTTGAGGAAGAACAGCTTGCGGGTGAAGAAGTACTTGAACTCCATCAGCTTGGTGTCGCCACGGATCGACGGATTGGGCTCCTGCTCGAACGGCAGGCGAATGTTGACGCCGAAGCTGCGCTGGCGGCCGGCCCCGCGCTGGCAGGCCTCCATGATGCCGCCGCCGGCGCCGGTGATCACCATGAAGCCGGCGTCGGCAATCTGGCGCGCGAACGCCTCCGCCAAGCGGAAGGTGGGATCGCCGGCCTGGGTGCGGGCCGAACCGAAGGTGCTGACCTTGCGCACCCCGCGATAGGGCGCGAACATGCGGAAGGCGTCGCGCATCTCCTTGATAGTCGTGGTGGCGATCTTGAGATCACCGATGGTGGCGCCGTCGGCGAGCAATTGCTGCGCGGTGGCGGCGATGGCCTCGACGTAGCGCTGCCGGTGATTGGCCGGCTGCGCCGCTGTGGTCTTGCTTGCGGGCTCTACTGGCATGACGCGATTGTAGCAGATCAGCGCGACACCGGCCGCGCCTGACCGCCCCGCCGACTAGGGATGCAGCAAGCGCTCCAGCGCGGCCCACTCGGTGACCGGCGCGGAGCAGGTCCGGTTGCGGCAGACGTAGGCGGTGGGCTTGCCGGCCAGCACCGTCTTCCCCCGCAACGGCTCCGGCAGCTGGCCGTGATCGGTGCTGTCAACAACGCGCAGTGTTCGATTGGGGAGGTATGCCCGCCGGACACCCGCTAGCAGCTCGCCGGCCCCCGCTACGCCCGAAGGCGCAACGATGACTACTTCGTGGGGCTGCTGGACGTAGAAATCCACGGCGCACAGCAGGTTGGCGAAGGCGAAGGGCCGCTCGTTCATCGCGCCCGCCAATGTCCGCAGCAACGCTTCGGCCTTTTCGAGATAGTCGCCGCGCTCGCTGTAATGGTACAGGCGCAAGAGGTTGCGGGCGGCGACGGAATTGCCCGAGGGCAGCGAGCCGTCGAAGAGCGGCTTGCTGCGCACTATCAGCGCCTCGTGATCGTCGCTGGTGAAGAAGAACCCGCCGCCCTCCTGATCCCAGAAGTGCGCGATCATCGAGTCGGTCAAGGGCAGCGCGCGCTCGAGGTAAGAGCTTTCCTGCGTGGCCTCGAACACGTCGAGCAGTGCAGCGACGAAGCCGGCGTAGTCGTCGAGGTGGCCGTTGAGTCGCGCGACGCCGTCCTTGCAGGTGCTCAACAGGCGGTCACCGCGCTGGAGCACGCGCTCGACAAAGGCGACCGCAGCGGTCGCGGTCCGGCGATAGCGGGCATCACCCAGCACCTCGCCGGCTTTGGCGAAGGCGCTGATCATCAGCCCGTTCCAGGCCGTCAGGATCTTTTCATCGCGGCCGGGCTTGGGGCGCAGGGCGCGGGCGGCCAGCAGCCGCTCGCGGGCGTGGGCCAGGATCTGGCGCACCGCCGTCACCTCGCGGCCAAAGAGTTTGGCCAGAGGTTCGACTTCGAGGCTGACGTGCAAAATGTTACGGCCCTCGAAGTTGCCGTCCGCGGTAATGCCCCAATGGCGGCACACCAGCTCAGCGTCGGCATCGCCCACGAGAGCGTGCACCTCGGCGGCGTCCCACACGAAGAACTTGCCCTCTTCGCCCTCACTGTCAGCGTCCTGGCTGGAGTAGAAGCCGCCGGCCGGATCACGCATTTCATTAGTCACGTAATCAAGCGTCTGGCGCGCAATCTCGGCGAAAAAGTCATCGCCGGTCAGCTGGAAGGCGGCGAGATAGAGCGGGACCAGCTGCGCGTTGTCGTAGAGCATCTTCTCGAAGTGCGGCACCAGCCAGCGCTCGTCGACGGCATAACGATGGAACCCGCCGCCGAGCTGATCGTAGATGCCGCCGGCGGCCATCCGCCGCAACGAGTGCAGCGCCATTTCGAGGTAGCGCGCTTGGCCGGTGGCGCGCTGGGTTCGTAAGAACAGCTCCAGCACCGCCTCGTTGGGGAACTTCGGCGCACCACCGATGCCGCCGTTGGTCTGATCGTAGGCCTGTCCAAAGGCTGCCGCCGCACGGGCGACCAGGCCAGCGTCCACGGCTTGGCCCGCCGGCGGCATGTTCTCCAAGCCCTGTAACGCCGCCAGCAGCTGGCCGACGGTCTTCTGCAACTCCTCGGGTTGCTCGCGATACGCTTTGGCCACCGCCAACAGCAGCCGCCGAAAGCACAGCAGGCCATGACGATCGTCGGGCGGGAAGTAGGTGCCGCCGTAGAAGGGCTTGCCGTCCGGGGTGAGAAACAAGGTCATCGGCCAACCACCGCGGCCGGTGAGCAGCTGGACGGCGTTCATGTAGATGTGGTCCACGTCGGGGCGCTCCTCGCGGTCCACCTTGATGTTGACGAAGTGTTCGTTCATCAAGCCGGCGGTGGTTTCGTCCTCGAATGACTCGCGCTCCATCACGTGGCACCAGTGGCAGGCGGAGTAGCCGACGCTGAGCAAGATCGGTTTGTTTTCGGCCCGTGCGCGCGCCAGCGCCTCGGCGCCCCACGGATACCAGTCCACCGGGTTATGGGCGTGTTGGCGCAGATACGGGCTCGACTCGTGCGCCAGCCGATTAGTGTGCTCCGCCACGCGGACCTCCTGTTGTGTAGTGGCAGCATCACCTGCGGCCGGCGGTGGGTCAATGGGGGCACCGCCGCTGCTGGACACGCTTGTCAGCTTGCAAGCCGTCATCGGTCATGAGTGCCGGGGTGCAGGTGCCGCGGTTGCCCCGGTTGATTTAGGCCGAGCACCCTCCTACAGGTGTGGCCGAGGAGTAGCTATGGACTTACGACTCACAGAACAGCACCGGAAGTTTCGCGACGAGGTGCGGGCTTGGCTCGGCGCCAATGTCGCCCGGCCCTGGCGCGACGAGCTGCGCGACCCCAAGCACAGCGAGGACAGTCTGATGGAGCTGCGGCGCAAATGGCAGCGCACGCTTTATCAGGCCGGTTATCTCGGCATGGACTGGCCGACTGAGTGGGGCGGCCGCGGCGCCACCGAGGTGGAGAAATCCATCCTCGAAGAGGAACTCGCCGAAGCCGATGCGCCACTGATCTTGAACGGGCTCGGCATCGGCCTGCTCGGCCCGGCGCTGATACACCACGGCAGCGAGGCCCAGCGGCGGCGCTTCATCCCGCCGATGCTGGCGGGTGACGAAATCTGGTGCCAGGGCTTCAGCGAGCCCGGGGCGGGCAGCGACCTGGCTGCGCTGCGCACCAGTGCCACGATCGATGGCGACGCCTTCGTGCTCAACGGCCAGAAGATCTGGACCACCTTCGGCCCCTGGGCCGACTGGATCTTCGTGCTCTGCCGCACCGATCCCAAGGACCGCCACGGCGGCATCTCGTTCGTGTTGTGCAAACTCGACACTCCCGGTGTGACCGTGCGCCGGCTGCGCCAGATTACCGGCGAGAGCGAGTTCGGCGAAGTATTCTTTGAAGACGCACGGGTGCCGCGCGACAACCTCGTCGGTAAGATGGGCGAGGGTTGGAAGATCGCCATGACCGTGTTGGGGTACGAGCGCGGTGCCATGTCGCTGGCGCTGGCGGCGCGGTACGGGCGCGACGTGCGGTTGCTGGCCGAGGCTTGCAAGGAGAGCGGTCGCACTGACGGCGCGGCGCGCGAGAAGCTGGCGCGCATCCTGGTCGAGAACGAGGTCATGCGCGCCAACGGCGTGCGTAACCTTGCCAACCTCGCCGACGGCAAGAAACCCGGACCCGAGTCGTCGATCGAGAAGCTCTTCTGGAGCGAGTTCGACAAGCGCTTCCGCGAAACCGCCCTCGATCTGCTCGGGGCCGGCGGCCAGCTGCTGCGCTCGTGCGACGAGGCGCGTGCCGACGTTGACTGGTCGCGCGAATACCTCTGGGCGCGCGCCGGCACGATCTACTCCGGCTCCTCCGAGATCCAACGTAACATCCTGGCCAAGCGCGTCCTCAACCTGCCGCAAGCATGAACGGGGTTTGTCATGAAGTT
Proteins encoded in this region:
- a CDS encoding acyl-CoA dehydrogenase family protein, with product MDLRLTEQHRKFRDEVRAWLGANVARPWRDELRDPKHSEDSLMELRRKWQRTLYQAGYLGMDWPTEWGGRGATEVEKSILEEELAEADAPLILNGLGIGLLGPALIHHGSEAQRRRFIPPMLAGDEIWCQGFSEPGAGSDLAALRTSATIDGDAFVLNGQKIWTTFGPWADWIFVLCRTDPKDRHGGISFVLCKLDTPGVTVRRLRQITGESEFGEVFFEDARVPRDNLVGKMGEGWKIAMTVLGYERGAMSLALAARYGRDVRLLAEACKESGRTDGAAREKLARILVENEVMRANGVRNLANLADGKKPGPESSIEKLFWSEFDKRFRETALDLLGAGGQLLRSCDEARADVDWSREYLWARAGTIYSGSSEIQRNILAKRVLNLPQA
- a CDS encoding thioredoxin domain-containing protein, with amino-acid sequence MTACKLTSVSSSGGAPIDPPPAAGDAATTQQEVRVAEHTNRLAHESSPYLRQHAHNPVDWYPWGAEALARARAENKPILLSVGYSACHWCHVMERESFEDETTAGLMNEHFVNIKVDREERPDVDHIYMNAVQLLTGRGGWPMTLFLTPDGKPFYGGTYFPPDDRHGLLCFRRLLLAVAKAYREQPEELQKTVGQLLAALQGLENMPPAGQAVDAGLVARAAAAFGQAYDQTNGGIGGAPKFPNEAVLELFLRTQRATGQARYLEMALHSLRRMAAGGIYDQLGGGFHRYAVDERWLVPHFEKMLYDNAQLVPLYLAAFQLTGDDFFAEIARQTLDYVTNEMRDPAGGFYSSQDADSEGEEGKFFVWDAAEVHALVGDADAELVCRHWGITADGNFEGRNILHVSLEVEPLAKLFGREVTAVRQILAHARERLLAARALRPKPGRDEKILTAWNGLMISAFAKAGEVLGDARYRRTATAAVAFVERVLQRGDRLLSTCKDGVARLNGHLDDYAGFVAALLDVFEATQESSYLERALPLTDSMIAHFWDQEGGGFFFTSDDHEALIVRSKPLFDGSLPSGNSVAARNLLRLYHYSERGDYLEKAEALLRTLAGAMNERPFAFANLLCAVDFYVQQPHEVVIVAPSGVAGAGELLAGVRRAYLPNRTLRVVDSTDHGQLPEPLRGKTVLAGKPTAYVCRNRTCSAPVTEWAALERLLHP
- a CDS encoding LOG family protein, whose protein sequence is MPVEPASKTTAAQPANHRQRYVEAIAATAQQLLADGATIGDLKIATTTIKEMRDAFRMFAPYRGVRKVSTFGSARTQAGDPTFRLAEAFARQIADAGFMVITGAGGGIMEACQRGAGRQRSFGVNIRLPFEQEPNPSIRGDTKLMEFKYFFTRKLFFLKEAHAVVLFPGGFGTHDEGFETLTLLQTGKNQPLPLVLLDRPRGTYWKTWQRYVEEHILRRGMISRDDLALYLVTDNVAAAVDEITNFYRVYHSSRYVKDMLVIRLNRPLPESFVSQLNREFSDIVTSGAVAQRAAFPVERNQPEIWQLPRLALPFTRTRFGRLRQLIDRINQAPE